The following coding sequences lie in one Heyndrickxia oleronia genomic window:
- the allB gene encoding allantoinase AllB produces the protein MSYDLIIKNGNVVFRDGVRKVDIGVKNEKISCIAEQITEDAKEIIDASGQYVMPGMIDTHVHISEPGRTEWEGFETGSKALAAGGTTSYVEMPLNALPATINKEALDLKLEAAVNQNYVDYGFYGGLVPENLDKLQELDDAGVLAFKCFLSDITSDIPGDFTNVDDYTLYKGMQKLAELDQILCIHAENPSVTSKLAEEMVREGRTTAMDYVNSRPIFTEVEAVQRALLFAKETGCKLHLVHISTSEAVQAILKARAEGVDVTLESCPHYFSMTAEMVEEIGPRAKCQPPLRKAKDQAKLWDELLNGNIDWLTSDHSPCTEDLKQGNIFEAWGGISGAQNNVDLMFDLAVKQRGLEVQKFVDLIATNPSKRFNIPNKGEIAVSKDADIILLDPNQSYTVKREDLYYKNKHSAYEGRKIDCRVTKTIVRGHVVFDLEEGIVGEPIGKLMSAK, from the coding sequence ATGTCATACGATTTAATTATTAAAAATGGAAATGTAGTTTTTCGCGATGGTGTACGTAAAGTAGACATTGGTGTTAAAAATGAAAAAATCTCTTGCATAGCTGAACAAATTACAGAGGATGCAAAGGAGATTATTGATGCAAGTGGGCAATATGTAATGCCTGGAATGATTGATACTCATGTACATATCAGTGAACCTGGTCGTACAGAATGGGAAGGGTTTGAGACTGGATCAAAAGCACTTGCTGCTGGTGGTACAACAAGTTATGTTGAAATGCCACTTAATGCACTTCCAGCTACTATTAATAAGGAAGCTTTGGATTTAAAACTTGAGGCAGCAGTAAATCAGAACTATGTAGACTACGGTTTTTATGGTGGACTTGTTCCTGAAAATTTAGATAAGTTACAAGAGCTAGATGATGCAGGTGTTCTTGCTTTTAAATGCTTCTTATCTGATATAACAAGTGATATTCCTGGAGACTTTACAAATGTTGATGATTATACTTTATATAAAGGAATGCAAAAGTTAGCAGAGTTAGATCAAATACTTTGTATTCATGCAGAGAATCCATCTGTAACTTCTAAACTTGCGGAGGAAATGGTCCGTGAGGGAAGAACAACTGCAATGGATTACGTTAACTCTAGACCAATATTTACAGAAGTTGAAGCTGTGCAACGTGCCTTACTATTTGCAAAAGAAACTGGCTGTAAATTACATTTAGTGCATATCAGCACTTCTGAAGCCGTTCAGGCGATTCTAAAAGCACGTGCTGAAGGGGTGGACGTCACTCTTGAATCATGTCCACATTATTTCTCGATGACTGCTGAAATGGTTGAAGAAATCGGTCCTAGAGCAAAATGTCAACCACCATTGAGAAAAGCAAAGGATCAAGCAAAATTATGGGACGAGCTTCTTAATGGAAATATTGATTGGTTAACTTCAGACCACTCTCCATGTACAGAAGATTTGAAGCAAGGAAATATTTTTGAAGCATGGGGCGGAATTAGTGGAGCTCAAAATAATGTTGACTTAATGTTTGATTTGGCAGTGAAACAGCGTGGCCTAGAAGTTCAAAAATTTGTTGATCTTATTGCAACAAATCCATCTAAACGTTTCAACATACCGAATAAAGGTGAGATTGCTGTTTCGAAGGATGCAGATATTATCCTACTCGATCCTAATCAGTCTTATACAGTAAAAAGAGAAGATCTATATTATAAAAATAAGCATAGTGCTTATGAAGGCAGAAAAATCGACTGCCGCGTGACTAAAACGATTGTTCGTGGACATGTAGTTTTTGATTTAGAAGAAGGAATCGTTGGTGAACCAATTGGTAAGCTAATGTCAGCAAAATAA
- a CDS encoding allantoinase, which translates to MATFDLLIKNGTIVTAESNAQGDIAIKDGKIAEVSIGKSIEGTAEKVIEAEGLHVFPGLIDSHVHFNEPGRTEWEGLETGSKSLAAGGVTTFFDMPLNSTPPTINKENLELKRAAAKEKSIVNPRFWGGLVPQNIADLKELHENGVIGFKAFMSPSGIADFDNADDETLYKGMKEIASFGSLLAVHAESTVICDQLAQEKQSQGKTSARDFVESRPIISEIEAVRRIISYAEATGCKLHIVHASSRKVVQVIKEAQLRGVDVTVETCPHYLSLTVKDLEEKGGVAKCCPPLRDEDEVEDLWAAVANGEITVIGSDHSPAPASMKEIEGNFFEGWGGISGAQSTLNILLTEGHFKRNLPLEKIVELTATNPAKLFKLENKGTIAPNYDADITIVNLNESFELKKEDLFYRHQHSPYVGKTYQGKVKTTIVNGQIVFENGKIIAEK; encoded by the coding sequence ATGGCTACATTCGATTTATTAATAAAAAACGGTACTATTGTGACAGCAGAGTCAAATGCTCAAGGTGATATCGCTATTAAGGATGGTAAAATTGCGGAGGTTTCTATCGGTAAGTCAATCGAAGGAACAGCAGAGAAAGTTATTGAGGCGGAAGGTCTCCATGTTTTCCCGGGCCTAATTGATTCACATGTTCATTTTAATGAACCTGGTCGAACAGAATGGGAAGGATTGGAAACTGGAAGTAAAAGTTTGGCAGCTGGGGGAGTAACAACATTCTTTGATATGCCATTAAATAGTACACCACCAACAATTAATAAAGAAAACTTAGAATTGAAAAGAGCAGCTGCTAAAGAAAAATCAATTGTTAATCCTCGTTTCTGGGGTGGACTTGTTCCACAAAATATTGCAGATTTGAAGGAACTTCACGAAAATGGTGTAATTGGTTTTAAAGCATTTATGTCACCGAGTGGAATTGCAGATTTTGATAATGCGGATGATGAAACACTATATAAAGGAATGAAAGAGATCGCTTCATTTGGTTCCCTTTTAGCTGTTCATGCTGAGAGTACAGTAATTTGTGATCAACTTGCTCAAGAGAAGCAAAGCCAAGGAAAGACATCAGCAAGAGATTTTGTTGAATCAAGACCAATTATTTCTGAAATTGAGGCAGTTAGAAGAATAATTTCTTATGCTGAGGCAACTGGCTGTAAGCTTCATATTGTTCATGCAAGCAGCAGAAAAGTTGTACAAGTTATTAAAGAGGCACAACTAAGAGGTGTAGATGTGACAGTAGAAACTTGTCCGCATTATTTATCTCTTACAGTAAAAGATTTGGAAGAAAAAGGTGGGGTAGCAAAATGCTGTCCACCATTAAGAGATGAAGATGAAGTTGAAGATTTATGGGCTGCTGTAGCTAATGGGGAAATTACTGTTATTGGCTCCGACCATTCACCAGCACCCGCATCAATGAAAGAAATAGAAGGCAACTTTTTTGAAGGATGGGGCGGAATTTCAGGTGCACAATCTACTTTAAATATCTTATTGACTGAAGGCCATTTTAAACGTAACCTTCCTTTAGAAAAAATTGTTGAATTGACAGCGACAAATCCTGCAAAATTATTTAAACTTGAAAATAAAGGTACCATTGCACCTAATTATGATGCAGATATAACAATTGTGAATTTAAACGAAAGCTTTGAATTAAAGAAAGAAGATCTATTCTATCGTCATCAACATTCACCTTATGTTGGAAAAACATATCAAGGAAAAGTAAAAACAACAATTGTGAATGGCCAAATTGTGTTTGAAAATGGAAAAATTATTGCTGAAAAATAA
- a CDS encoding NCS1 family transporter, producing MSTKLDNYDSNEIQIEHAPGVDESLYPKKNNERTVGPISYAFMWIGDGVNLGNMTLGASLVVAGIATLNIYQTFLAGIIAIAIISTIFALNDRLGYKTGIPYVAQLRMSFGIKGTIISSLLRGIPAIVWYGIQSWIGATALNEIAKIATDGSFDHVAICFVALVLLQIVLSLFGFHAIKWVESLASIIIMLALVYVFIILLTSHRDAIADTWVHTKGSWGLPFFGFIMVFLGNYAAIFLSAADYSRELKTGISNGKRGTLYFVSIFVAYGFVLTIGAMLASATGVTNPAKALAIIVVNSYITVFVSIFIVIGVIATNMVANIIPPAYVITLLTKLKYKPAAIITGLLALVAFPWELVKDSSAEGLNLFVLIYSAFLGPVVAILLVEYYILRKQKVDVAEIYKPDGQFAGFNPCALIAMFIGAAAAFIEVDLAWIVGAVVAAIAYILLMKFTFKNSKFKKGTIFEK from the coding sequence ATGTCTACGAAGTTAGATAATTATGATTCAAATGAGATACAGATCGAACACGCTCCAGGTGTAGATGAATCGTTGTATCCGAAAAAAAATAACGAACGAACGGTAGGTCCAATCTCTTATGCATTTATGTGGATTGGTGATGGGGTAAACTTAGGGAATATGACTCTAGGTGCCAGCTTAGTTGTAGCCGGAATTGCAACACTAAATATTTATCAGACATTTTTAGCAGGTATTATCGCAATCGCTATTATTTCAACTATTTTTGCTTTAAATGACAGACTTGGATACAAAACTGGTATCCCATATGTTGCTCAACTTAGAATGTCCTTTGGTATTAAAGGAACAATCATTTCATCCCTTTTACGTGGTATACCGGCCATCGTTTGGTATGGAATACAAAGTTGGATTGGTGCTACAGCATTAAATGAAATTGCAAAAATTGCTACAGATGGTAGCTTTGATCATGTTGCTATTTGCTTTGTAGCGTTGGTGTTATTACAAATTGTTCTTTCACTATTTGGCTTCCATGCCATTAAATGGGTAGAATCACTTGCTTCAATTATTATCATGTTAGCACTTGTATACGTGTTTATTATTCTTTTAACTTCACATAGAGATGCAATTGCTGATACATGGGTTCATACAAAAGGATCATGGGGCTTACCATTCTTCGGATTTATTATGGTATTCCTTGGAAACTATGCTGCGATTTTCTTAAGTGCAGCAGATTACTCAAGAGAATTGAAAACGGGTATTAGTAATGGAAAACGTGGAACTTTATACTTTGTTTCTATTTTTGTAGCCTATGGTTTTGTACTCACAATTGGTGCAATGCTTGCTTCAGCAACAGGAGTAACTAACCCTGCAAAAGCATTAGCAATTATCGTTGTTAATTCATATATTACAGTTTTTGTATCAATCTTTATCGTAATTGGAGTTATTGCAACAAATATGGTTGCCAATATTATTCCTCCAGCATATGTTATTACATTGCTTACTAAATTGAAATATAAGCCTGCAGCTATCATTACTGGTTTGCTTGCATTAGTTGCCTTCCCTTGGGAACTTGTAAAGGATTCATCAGCAGAAGGCTTAAACCTATTCGTACTGATCTATTCTGCATTTTTAGGACCAGTAGTTGCAATTTTATTAGTGGAATATTATATTTTGAGAAAACAAAAAGTGGATGTAGCAGAAATTTATAAGCCGGATGGTCAATTTGCTGGATTTAATCCATGTGCATTAATTGCGATGTTCATTGGTGCAGCAGCAGCCTTCATAGAAGTGGATTTAGCTTGGATTGTTGGTGCAGTGGTCGCAGCAATTGCCTACATCTTATTAATGAAGTTTACATTTAAAAATTCTAAGTTTAAAAAAGGTACGATATTTGAGAAATAA
- a CDS encoding PucR family transcriptional regulator, translating into MKTMNDLFILEGMKESIVLAGHRGLTRNVQFVNISDTPDIIKFLNKDHLLLTTGYAFKDDTQKLCELIRQMHALNCSGIVIKINRFLKTLPAEVKLLADDLAFPIIDLHTDHSLGEVSRHILNYLNDHEAEQLYYALHVQKEFSDMMIKGYSLNALVEQLGHFLLRPTLLLNHRGEKIAQSHDFRKESMKIIEQEIIEIIKKDLDAAREGNTYAIPSKENQSISTFPVQTKRQDNSMLVIIDSLTLPYPSSQMAIEQAGNVVSFTIIKEQAIEENSRLLKNNFFADLIEMRIQSDEEIISRGNFYGLQEDLNNICIICTVDPKGENYETLQLYEKKVGELYHSIYDKLEDEIIDAQVNATLFTKEKYFVMIVQFPDITETEMKHITKFVETAQSHLQGDYSISFGVSNAVHSLRDIPTAYHEAVEAIMNGYDLNMFGFINFYRTRELEELLKIIPKKDLKALYENTLKSLAYPKTKEDQELVKTIQVYLDCQCEISETSRKLFIHRNTVKYRIEKTEALLNCSFRDPAYSLRIRVALIIGSILEESE; encoded by the coding sequence ATGAAAACAATGAATGATTTATTTATCTTAGAAGGTATGAAAGAATCAATTGTTTTAGCAGGTCATAGAGGACTTACCCGAAATGTACAGTTTGTTAATATATCAGATACACCTGACATCATTAAGTTTTTAAATAAAGATCATTTACTGTTAACTACTGGCTATGCTTTTAAAGACGATACACAAAAGCTATGCGAGTTAATTAGACAAATGCATGCATTAAATTGTTCTGGAATAGTCATTAAGATCAATCGTTTCTTAAAGACTTTGCCAGCAGAGGTGAAATTACTAGCCGATGATTTGGCTTTTCCGATTATTGATTTGCATACAGACCATTCATTAGGTGAGGTCTCACGTCATATTTTGAATTATTTAAATGACCATGAAGCAGAGCAACTTTATTATGCTTTACATGTTCAAAAGGAATTTTCAGATATGATGATTAAAGGATATAGTTTAAATGCTCTTGTTGAACAATTAGGTCATTTTTTATTACGTCCAACTCTTTTGCTTAATCATCGTGGCGAAAAGATTGCACAAAGTCATGATTTCCGCAAAGAATCGATGAAGATAATTGAGCAAGAAATAATCGAGATAATTAAAAAGGATTTAGATGCAGCTCGTGAAGGAAATACGTATGCTATTCCTTCTAAGGAAAATCAATCCATCTCAACATTTCCTGTGCAAACAAAGCGTCAGGATAATAGCATGCTAGTAATCATAGATTCTCTAACCTTGCCATATCCTTCTTCACAAATGGCCATTGAACAAGCTGGGAATGTGGTTTCATTCACAATTATTAAGGAACAGGCTATTGAAGAAAACTCAAGATTATTGAAGAATAACTTTTTCGCCGATTTAATCGAAATGAGAATTCAATCAGATGAGGAAATCATTAGTCGTGGAAATTTTTATGGCTTACAAGAGGATCTGAATAATATATGTATTATTTGTACCGTTGATCCAAAAGGTGAAAATTACGAAACTCTACAACTTTATGAAAAAAAGGTTGGTGAGCTTTATCATAGTATTTACGATAAGCTTGAAGATGAAATTATCGATGCACAAGTAAATGCGACATTATTTACTAAAGAAAAGTACTTTGTTATGATTGTGCAATTTCCTGATATTACCGAGACTGAAATGAAGCATATAACAAAATTTGTTGAAACGGCTCAAAGTCATTTACAAGGAGATTATTCTATTTCATTCGGTGTAAGTAATGCTGTTCACTCTCTAAGGGACATTCCAACTGCTTATCATGAGGCGGTTGAAGCAATTATGAACGGATATGATCTAAACATGTTCGGGTTCATAAACTTCTACCGAACAAGAGAACTTGAGGAATTGCTAAAAATTATTCCGAAGAAGGATTTAAAGGCTCTCTATGAAAATACATTAAAATCATTGGCCTATCCTAAAACAAAGGAAGATCAAGAATTGGTAAAAACCATTCAAGTATATCTTGACTGCCAATGTGAAATTTCGGAAACATCAAGAAAATTATTTATTCACCGTAATACAGTGAAATATCGAATTGAAAAAACAGAAGCTTTACTTAACTGTTCTTTCCGTGACCCTGCCTATTCACTTCGGATTCGAGTCGCTTTAATCATAGGTTCCATTCTCGAAGAATCCGAATGA
- a CDS encoding alpha/beta hydrolase, with the protein MNKTTVIYKSTTQFELKGDFYTASQENRPVIVYIHGGGLFWGSREDLKKEQIDFYHQAGFNIFSIDYRLAPETKLAEIQQDVADALSWLENEGKEKFNYDPNKIAVIGGSAGGYLALLAGTFKNKPKAIVSLYGYGDITGDWATKPSPHYQKMTPVPKELAQMLVSNTVISEGPIQKRYAIYMYARQKGTWIEDISGALVIPGGSLDELKPYCPLYYSDSDFPPTLLLHGTMDEDVPYEQSVLMSKKLSNSGGSCKLITIPDGKHVFDEDWDNPVVQKAFEEIISFLNFHL; encoded by the coding sequence GGGTGATTTCTATACAGCTTCACAAGAAAATCGTCCTGTCATTGTTTATATCCATGGAGGAGGACTTTTTTGGGGTTCAAGGGAAGATTTAAAAAAAGAACAGATTGACTTTTATCATCAAGCTGGTTTCAATATTTTCTCCATTGATTACCGTCTGGCACCTGAAACAAAACTTGCTGAGATTCAACAAGATGTAGCAGATGCACTTTCATGGCTTGAAAATGAGGGAAAAGAAAAATTTAATTATGATCCAAATAAAATTGCCGTGATCGGTGGTTCTGCTGGCGGGTATTTAGCTTTATTAGCAGGAACATTCAAAAACAAGCCTAAAGCAATTGTTTCTTTATATGGGTATGGCGATATCACTGGAGATTGGGCTACAAAGCCAAGTCCACATTATCAAAAAATGACCCCTGTTCCAAAAGAGCTTGCACAAATGCTTGTTTCAAATACCGTTATCTCAGAGGGACCTATCCAAAAGCGTTATGCGATTTATATGTATGCTAGACAGAAGGGAACATGGATTGAAGATATAAGCGGAGCTCTTGTTATCCCAGGTGGAAGCTTAGATGAACTTAAACCGTATTGTCCTCTCTACTATTCAGATAGTGATTTCCCTCCTACCTTATTGTTGCATGGCACAATGGATGAGGACGTTCCGTATGAACAATCTGTATTAATGTCCAAAAAATTAAGTAACTCAGGCGGTTCATGCAAACTTATTACAATCCCTGATGGAAAGCATGTATTTGATGAGGATTGGGACAATCCTGTTGTTCAAAAAGCCTTTGAAGAAATCATTTCTTTTTTAAATTTTCATTTATAA
- a CDS encoding DUF2877 domain-containing protein has product MLIRMEWMACFSSNEVYKILEQNPQGSIHSVFINSFNIAFDKSLVHVGVYENGLAPFGIGLSRMDAQQLIRQIQNGQLVRWDHASGKLIFSNEAVLDMKQVKWTKHSFSDRLTNHSIIIDHFRYIADLFLQSDWQTGLAQTPDEKQELNQYLLSSTQVVTSSKFINEVNRLIQLIQGEISTEYESVFDYWMGRGLGLTPSGDDVLTGVCAFLSAFNGSKGEFQERLKSYLVAKGRQRTTHIAYEYLLYATNAKFHTHLIQMCKGMDSRSDIEFFQAVEEMKKIGHTSGADTLLGILLGIKALVLK; this is encoded by the coding sequence GTGTTGATAAGGATGGAATGGATGGCGTGTTTTTCGAGCAATGAAGTTTATAAAATCCTTGAACAAAATCCTCAGGGTAGTATCCATAGTGTATTTATCAATAGTTTTAACATCGCGTTTGATAAAAGCCTTGTACATGTTGGTGTCTATGAAAATGGATTAGCGCCTTTCGGTATTGGCTTAAGTCGAATGGATGCACAACAGCTGATTAGACAAATCCAGAATGGACAGCTTGTCCGTTGGGATCATGCATCTGGAAAGCTCATTTTTTCAAATGAAGCAGTACTTGATATGAAGCAAGTTAAGTGGACAAAGCATTCGTTTTCTGACCGCTTAACAAATCATTCAATCATAATTGATCATTTTCGATATATTGCAGATTTATTTCTACAATCAGACTGGCAAACTGGTCTGGCACAAACCCCTGATGAAAAACAAGAACTAAACCAATACTTACTATCCTCAACGCAAGTAGTTACTAGCAGTAAATTTATAAATGAAGTGAATCGTTTAATCCAGCTTATTCAAGGTGAGATATCCACTGAATATGAATCCGTATTTGATTATTGGATGGGGAGGGGTCTTGGACTTACACCGAGTGGGGACGATGTATTAACAGGTGTGTGTGCATTTCTTTCAGCATTTAATGGATCAAAAGGTGAGTTTCAAGAACGATTGAAAAGCTATTTAGTAGCTAAAGGTAGACAAAGGACGACGCATATTGCATATGAGTATTTATTATATGCTACAAATGCTAAATTTCATACTCATCTTATCCAGATGTGTAAAGGGATGGATTCGCGAAGTGATATTGAATTTTTCCAAGCTGTTGAGGAAATGAAAAAAATTGGTCATACATCAGGTGCAGACACCTTACTAGGAATTTTATTAGGAATTAAGGCTTTAGTTTTGAAATGA
- a CDS encoding uracil/xanthine transporter: MSGLQWLFFIFTNIVVIPITVGAAFDLPGGKIVNLLQLSFIVTGLACIVQAFIGHKRAIMEGQSGLWWGVILTLCNTAIAQGMSLTELGGSLTVGIIISAVLTLIIGLTGIGPHISNLFKPAVMGVFMFLFGCQLIGIFLKGMLGIPFGNQAQGAHIDLSISLLSIIIAIIVIIVSIKAPPAIRKYGLLIGIILGWIAYVLIFKSEAAVSEASSFSLDLFPLGKPTWNTGIIITTVLAGLLNTANTFGALKGTDEMYKSETTKTQYRTSFTITGIFTAIAGVFGLVPYSPYVSSIGFLSQTGIIKRIPFVLGGFMFLVMGLIPPVGHFFSQLPLSIGSAVLFVSYLLLLNSSFAFFKQIEFNTLNVYRSAVPLFVGIVIMTLPASYFETIPSFIRPLLSSGLMVGIILSLILENLFKWDRYGKTEKIQSESENMAS; the protein is encoded by the coding sequence ATATCAGGCTTACAATGGCTCTTTTTCATTTTTACTAACATTGTTGTCATACCTATTACAGTAGGAGCGGCTTTTGACTTACCTGGTGGAAAGATTGTTAATCTATTACAGCTTTCATTCATAGTGACCGGTCTTGCGTGTATTGTTCAGGCATTTATAGGACATAAAAGAGCAATCATGGAAGGACAGTCTGGTCTTTGGTGGGGAGTAATCCTAACCTTATGTAATACAGCTATTGCACAAGGAATGTCATTAACTGAGTTGGGTGGAAGTTTAACGGTTGGTATTATCATTTCAGCAGTGTTGACGTTGATAATTGGATTAACGGGTATAGGTCCGCATATTTCAAATTTATTTAAACCTGCTGTTATGGGTGTATTTATGTTTCTTTTTGGTTGTCAGTTGATCGGTATCTTCTTAAAAGGAATGCTAGGTATTCCTTTTGGTAATCAAGCACAAGGTGCACATATTGATTTATCTATTTCATTATTATCTATTATTATTGCAATTATCGTTATTATTGTTAGTATTAAAGCTCCACCAGCAATAAGAAAATATGGTTTATTAATTGGTATTATTCTTGGCTGGATTGCTTATGTTCTTATTTTTAAATCTGAAGCGGCTGTAAGTGAGGCATCATCATTTAGTTTAGATTTATTCCCATTAGGAAAACCAACATGGAATACTGGGATCATTATTACAACTGTTTTAGCTGGTTTATTAAATACGGCGAATACATTTGGAGCGTTAAAGGGTACAGATGAAATGTACAAATCTGAAACAACTAAAACTCAATATCGAACATCATTTACAATAACAGGTATTTTCACAGCTATTGCAGGTGTATTCGGTCTGGTACCTTACTCACCATATGTGTCTTCAATCGGATTTTTAAGTCAAACAGGGATTATCAAAAGAATTCCTTTTGTACTAGGTGGATTTATGTTTTTAGTAATGGGATTGATTCCGCCTGTGGGACACTTCTTTTCACAGTTGCCATTGAGCATAGGTAGTGCGGTATTATTTGTTTCTTATTTACTTTTATTAAATTCATCCTTTGCGTTTTTTAAACAGATTGAATTTAATACATTAAATGTCTATCGTTCTGCTGTTCCATTATTTGTGGGAATTGTTATTATGACATTACCTGCATCCTATTTTGAAACAATTCCTAGTTTTATCCGTCCACTTTTAAGTAGCGGCTTAATGGTAGGGATTATATTATCACTTATTCTAGAGAATTTATTTAAATGGGATCGCTACGGAAAAACTGAAAAGATTCAATCAGAAAGTGAAAATATGGCATCATAG